A single window of Mustela erminea isolate mMusErm1 chromosome 4, mMusErm1.Pri, whole genome shotgun sequence DNA harbors:
- the MTCH1 gene encoding mitochondrial carrier homolog 1 isoform X2: protein MGASDPEVAPWARGGAAGMAGAGAGAGARGGAAAGVEARARDPPPAHRAHPRHPRPAAQPSARRMDGASGGLGSGDNAPTTEALFVALGAGVTALSHPLLYVKLLIQVGHEPMPPTIGTNVLGRKVLYLPSFFTYAKYIVQVDGKIGLFRGLSPRLMSNALSTVTRGSMKKVFPPDEIEQVSNKDDMKTSLKKVVKETSYEMMMQCVSRMLAHPLHVISMRCMVQFVGREAKYSGVLSSIGKIFKEEGLLGFFVGLIPHLLGDVVFLWGCNLLAHFINAYLVDDSFSQALAIRSYTKFVMGIAVSMLTYPFLLVGDLMAVNNCGLQAGLPPYSPVFKSWIHCWKYLSVQGQLFRGSSLLFRRVSSGSCFALE, encoded by the exons ATGGGGGCTTCGGACCCGGAAGTGGCGCCCTGGGCTCGCGGCGGTGCCGCGGGGATGGCGGGAGCCGGAGCAGGAGCTGGAGCTCGCGGTGGAGCGGCGGCGGGGGTCGAGGCTCGGGCTCGCGATCCGCCGCCTGCACACCGTGCACACCCCCGCCACCCTCGGCCTGCGGCACAGCCCTCCGCCCGCAGGATGGACGGCGCGTCCGGGGGCCTGGGCTCCGGGGACAACGCCCCGACCACCGAGGCTCTTTTCGTGGCGCTGGGAGCGGGCGTGACGGCGCTCAGCCACCCGCTGCTCTACGTGAAGCTGCTTATCCAG GTGGGTCATGAGCCAATGCCCCCCACCATTGGGACCAATGTGCTGGGGAGGAAGGTCCTCTATCTGCCGAGCTTCTTCACCtatg CCAAGTACATCGTGCAGGTGGATGGGAAGATAGGGCTCTTCCGAGGCCTGAGCCCCCGGCTGATGTCCAACGCCCTCTCCACGGTGACCCGGGGCAGTATGAAGAAG GTTTTTCCTCCAGATGAAATCGAGCAGGTTTCCAACAAGGATGACATGAAGACTTCTCTGAAGAAAGTAGTGAAAGAG ACCTCCTACGAGATGATGATGCAGTGTGTGTCCCGCATGCTGGCCCACCCCCTGCATG tcATCTCAATGCGCTGCATGGTCCAATTTGTGGGACGGGAGGCCAAGTACAG TGGTGTGCTGAGCTCCATCGGGAAGATTTTCAAAGAGGAGGGTCTGCTGGGATTCTTTGT CGGCTTAATCCCTCACCTCCTGGGAGATGTGGTATTCTTGTGGGGCTGTAACCTGCTGGCCCACTTCATCAATGCCTACCTGGTGGATGACAGC TTCAGCCAGGCCCTGGCCATCCGGAGCTATACCAAATTTGTGATGGGG ATTGCAGTGAGCATGCTGACCTATCCCTTCCTGCTGGTCGGTGACCTCATGGCTGTGAACAACTGCGG GCTGCAGGCCGGGCTTCCCCCGTACTCCCCCGTGTTCAAGTCTTGGATCCACTGCTGGAAATACCTGAGCGTTCAG GGCCAGCTTTTCCGCGGCTCCAGCTTGCTTTTCCGCCGGGTGTCCTCAGGATCGTGCTTTGCCCTGGAGTAA
- the MTCH1 gene encoding mitochondrial carrier homolog 1 isoform X1: MGASDPEVAPWARGGAAGMAGAGAGAGARGGAAAGVEARARDPPPAHRAHPRHPRPAAQPSARRMDGASGGLGSGDNAPTTEALFVALGAGVTALSHPLLYVKLLIQVGHEPMPPTIGTNVLGRKVLYLPSFFTYAKYIVQVDGKIGLFRGLSPRLMSNALSTVTRGSMKKVFPPDEIEQVSNKDDMKTSLKKVVKETSYEMMMQCVSRMLAHPLHVISMRCMVQFVGREAKYSGVLSSIGKIFKEEGLLGFFVGLIPHLLGDVVFLWGCNLLAHFINAYLVDDSVSDTPGGLGNDQNPGSQFSQALAIRSYTKFVMGIAVSMLTYPFLLVGDLMAVNNCGLQAGLPPYSPVFKSWIHCWKYLSVQGQLFRGSSLLFRRVSSGSCFALE; this comes from the exons ATGGGGGCTTCGGACCCGGAAGTGGCGCCCTGGGCTCGCGGCGGTGCCGCGGGGATGGCGGGAGCCGGAGCAGGAGCTGGAGCTCGCGGTGGAGCGGCGGCGGGGGTCGAGGCTCGGGCTCGCGATCCGCCGCCTGCACACCGTGCACACCCCCGCCACCCTCGGCCTGCGGCACAGCCCTCCGCCCGCAGGATGGACGGCGCGTCCGGGGGCCTGGGCTCCGGGGACAACGCCCCGACCACCGAGGCTCTTTTCGTGGCGCTGGGAGCGGGCGTGACGGCGCTCAGCCACCCGCTGCTCTACGTGAAGCTGCTTATCCAG GTGGGTCATGAGCCAATGCCCCCCACCATTGGGACCAATGTGCTGGGGAGGAAGGTCCTCTATCTGCCGAGCTTCTTCACCtatg CCAAGTACATCGTGCAGGTGGATGGGAAGATAGGGCTCTTCCGAGGCCTGAGCCCCCGGCTGATGTCCAACGCCCTCTCCACGGTGACCCGGGGCAGTATGAAGAAG GTTTTTCCTCCAGATGAAATCGAGCAGGTTTCCAACAAGGATGACATGAAGACTTCTCTGAAGAAAGTAGTGAAAGAG ACCTCCTACGAGATGATGATGCAGTGTGTGTCCCGCATGCTGGCCCACCCCCTGCATG tcATCTCAATGCGCTGCATGGTCCAATTTGTGGGACGGGAGGCCAAGTACAG TGGTGTGCTGAGCTCCATCGGGAAGATTTTCAAAGAGGAGGGTCTGCTGGGATTCTTTGT CGGCTTAATCCCTCACCTCCTGGGAGATGTGGTATTCTTGTGGGGCTGTAACCTGCTGGCCCACTTCATCAATGCCTACCTGGTGGATGACAGCGTGAGTGACACCCCAGGGGGGCTGGGAAACGACCAGAATCCAGGTTCCCAG TTCAGCCAGGCCCTGGCCATCCGGAGCTATACCAAATTTGTGATGGGG ATTGCAGTGAGCATGCTGACCTATCCCTTCCTGCTGGTCGGTGACCTCATGGCTGTGAACAACTGCGG GCTGCAGGCCGGGCTTCCCCCGTACTCCCCCGTGTTCAAGTCTTGGATCCACTGCTGGAAATACCTGAGCGTTCAG GGCCAGCTTTTCCGCGGCTCCAGCTTGCTTTTCCGCCGGGTGTCCTCAGGATCGTGCTTTGCCCTGGAGTAA